The following proteins come from a genomic window of Gadus morhua chromosome 11, gadMor3.0, whole genome shotgun sequence:
- the si:dkey-238d18.4 gene encoding TBC1 domain family member 15 isoform X1 — protein sequence MDPRHSDPQVPLPDLKPPQPGLQILSPAHNEESDEFTDLSSEDTSTRAECGLTDCSPSAPSEGSARRGLEAVSPPAPSTSPLSLPGVMDAEGRVDESRLRSHILKNGGVSPAERGLVWRFLFGMYPCSSTAAERPLLVQQMAVRYQVMKSKWRQSVPEAVRLRLNGTDAELEEAVRYHERRQALLQAQEQRGEVSDRVAFLQLQAQVLFERTTFDLNELQEAIRIIDKDVPRTDRDLDYFLGEGSGNLLVLRDILITYAAFHPEVSYAQGMNDLCSRFLEVLDSEVDTFWSFSCCMEKFSKDFRADGLHRKIELAAALLRELDPQLHDHLVTEGKESFTFCHRWLLLGFQREFEHGDALRLFEVLSCDHLELISQQVDRARHRERLAQKHSPEDTAPAPAPRAVNAAFTFELFICATILIDHRDALLRCRDDGQLIQFTTRLQGTLDLDSILRKAEEHFYNYCKRCAWDFMNGGCPPSGNKEDFFYQLRSLFF from the exons ATGGATCCAAGGCATTCCGACCCACAGGTCCCCCTACCTGACCTAAAGCCCCCCCAACCTGGCCTACAGATCCTCTCACCTGCGCACAATGAAGAAAGCGACGAATTTACAGACTTGAGCTCTGAGGATACTTCGACTAGAGCTGAGTGCGGACTAACGGACTGCAGCCCAAGCGCCCCTTCGGAAGGCTCTGCACGGCGGGGTCTGGAGGCTGTCAGCCCGCCTGCTCCATCAACCTCTCCCCTCAGCCTGCCCGGTGTCATGGATGCTGAGGGCCGGGTCGACGAGTCAAGGCTGAGGAGTCACATCTTAAAAAATg gGGGCGTCTCTCCCGCGGAGCGCGGCCTGGTGTGGCGCTTCCTGTTCGGCATGTACCCGTGCAGCTCCACGGCGGCCGAGCGCCCCCTCCTGGTGCAGCAGATGGCGGTGCGCTACCAGGTGATGAAGAGCAAGTGGCGGCAGTCGGTTCCTGAGGCGGTGCGCCTGCGACTCAACGGCACCGACG CTGAGTTGGAGGAGGCGGTGCGGTACCACGAGCGCCGGCAGGCCCTGCTGCAGGCCCAGGAGCAGCGGGGGGAGGTCAGCGATAGGGTGGCGTTCCTGCAGCTCCAAGCCCAG GTGTTGTTTGAGCGGACGACCTTTGACCTGAATGAACTGCAGGAGGCCATCAGGATCATTGATAAGGACGTGCCGCGAACCGACCGGGACCTCGACTACTTCCT GGGAGAAGGTTCTGGAAATCTCCTGGTGTTGAGAGATATTCTAATCACCTATGCTGCTTTTCATCCAG AGGTCAGCTACGCCCAGGGGATGAATGACCTGTGCAGCCGCTTCCTGGAGGTCCTGGACTCGGAGGTTGACACCTTCTGGAGCTTCTCCTGCTGCATGGAGAAGTTCTCCAAGGacttcagagcagatggcctccATAGAAAAATAG AGCTGGCAGCAGCTCTCCTGAGGGAACTGGACCCTCAGCTCCATGACCACTTGGTCACAGAAGGCAAGGAGAGCTTTACATTCTGTCACAG ATGGCTGCTGCTGGGCTTTCAGAGGGAGTTTGAGCACGGGGATGCCCTGCGTCTGTTTGAGGTCCTGAGCTGCGACCACCTGGAGCTCATCTCGCAGCAGGTGGACCGCGCCCGCCACCGGGAGCGGCTGGCCCAGAAACACAGCCCAG aGGACACCGCCCCGGCACCGGCGCCCAGAGCCGTCAACGCGGCCTTCACCTTTGAGCTCTTCATCTGCGCCACCATCCTTATCGACCACCGTGACGCTCTGCTCCGTTGCCGTGACGACGGGCAGCTCATCCAGTTCACCACACG CCTCCAGGGAACGCTGGACCTGGACAGCATCCTGAGGAAGGCCGAGGAACACTTCTACAACTACTGTAAGCGCTGTGCGTGGGACTTTATGAATGGCGGCTGCCCGCCCAGCGGGAACAAGGAAGACTTCTTCTATCAGCTTCGCAGTTTATTCTTTTGA
- the si:dkey-238d18.4 gene encoding TBC1 domain family member 15 isoform X2, with amino-acid sequence MDPRHSDPQVPLPDLKPPQPGLQILSPAHNEESDEFTDLSSEDTSTRAECGLTDCSPSAPSEGSARRGLEAVSPPAPSTSPLSLPGVMDAEGRVDESRLRSHILKNGGVSPAERGLVWRFLFGMYPCSSTAAERPLLVQQMAVRYQVMKSKWRQSVPEAVRLRLNGTDAELEEAVRYHERRQALLQAQEQRGEVSDRVAFLQLQAQVLFERTTFDLNELQEAIRIIDKDVPRTDRDLDYFLGEGSGNLLVLRDILITYAAFHPELAAALLRELDPQLHDHLVTEGKESFTFCHRWLLLGFQREFEHGDALRLFEVLSCDHLELISQQVDRARHRERLAQKHSPEDTAPAPAPRAVNAAFTFELFICATILIDHRDALLRCRDDGQLIQFTTRLQGTLDLDSILRKAEEHFYNYCKRCAWDFMNGGCPPSGNKEDFFYQLRSLFF; translated from the exons ATGGATCCAAGGCATTCCGACCCACAGGTCCCCCTACCTGACCTAAAGCCCCCCCAACCTGGCCTACAGATCCTCTCACCTGCGCACAATGAAGAAAGCGACGAATTTACAGACTTGAGCTCTGAGGATACTTCGACTAGAGCTGAGTGCGGACTAACGGACTGCAGCCCAAGCGCCCCTTCGGAAGGCTCTGCACGGCGGGGTCTGGAGGCTGTCAGCCCGCCTGCTCCATCAACCTCTCCCCTCAGCCTGCCCGGTGTCATGGATGCTGAGGGCCGGGTCGACGAGTCAAGGCTGAGGAGTCACATCTTAAAAAATg gGGGCGTCTCTCCCGCGGAGCGCGGCCTGGTGTGGCGCTTCCTGTTCGGCATGTACCCGTGCAGCTCCACGGCGGCCGAGCGCCCCCTCCTGGTGCAGCAGATGGCGGTGCGCTACCAGGTGATGAAGAGCAAGTGGCGGCAGTCGGTTCCTGAGGCGGTGCGCCTGCGACTCAACGGCACCGACG CTGAGTTGGAGGAGGCGGTGCGGTACCACGAGCGCCGGCAGGCCCTGCTGCAGGCCCAGGAGCAGCGGGGGGAGGTCAGCGATAGGGTGGCGTTCCTGCAGCTCCAAGCCCAG GTGTTGTTTGAGCGGACGACCTTTGACCTGAATGAACTGCAGGAGGCCATCAGGATCATTGATAAGGACGTGCCGCGAACCGACCGGGACCTCGACTACTTCCT GGGAGAAGGTTCTGGAAATCTCCTGGTGTTGAGAGATATTCTAATCACCTATGCTGCTTTTCATCCAG AGCTGGCAGCAGCTCTCCTGAGGGAACTGGACCCTCAGCTCCATGACCACTTGGTCACAGAAGGCAAGGAGAGCTTTACATTCTGTCACAG ATGGCTGCTGCTGGGCTTTCAGAGGGAGTTTGAGCACGGGGATGCCCTGCGTCTGTTTGAGGTCCTGAGCTGCGACCACCTGGAGCTCATCTCGCAGCAGGTGGACCGCGCCCGCCACCGGGAGCGGCTGGCCCAGAAACACAGCCCAG aGGACACCGCCCCGGCACCGGCGCCCAGAGCCGTCAACGCGGCCTTCACCTTTGAGCTCTTCATCTGCGCCACCATCCTTATCGACCACCGTGACGCTCTGCTCCGTTGCCGTGACGACGGGCAGCTCATCCAGTTCACCACACG CCTCCAGGGAACGCTGGACCTGGACAGCATCCTGAGGAAGGCCGAGGAACACTTCTACAACTACTGTAAGCGCTGTGCGTGGGACTTTATGAATGGCGGCTGCCCGCCCAGCGGGAACAAGGAAGACTTCTTCTATCAGCTTCGCAGTTTATTCTTTTGA
- the LOC115553264 gene encoding sialic acid-binding Ig-like lectin 14, giving the protein MHIEWNTGTEAGLPLSEALMFSWFSVTSPLHMDANTMHPLALLGIICLCLRATGGHSSSWTADIPSSITALIGSCVVIPCSFDYPNFVPKPSTEFVRVWSDQNDHIIYHPESSMMVESYRGRVSYLGDINGKNCTVMIDPVKESDKGSYYFRIEISDFNNYSYREKKVSVTVKSAPEPITFEVDQDLKEGESVMASCSVTHTCPTAPPTFTWTHSALLSSELLPQKDGQWQSRSGLSFRLTRDLHNKSLTCRVKFRGGQMSNSSTVLLVKHTPLNVTVQQPWAVPEGGATKLRCLSDGYPPPSRYWWTSEGEELLHVGPHYLWPNVSRHSGRLYCSVHHTLGSIQSGLFQLNVTYPPEVTAASACSTSPLRVSCECVVEANPPAAVQLSRPVGVPLSTGSETQGSVTVATLAGDEAALWSSDPIYCHAFNSLGNTTHTLQVPPNGIVLTITGIATGVLLLLVMVPLGIKWKRKQIENNTTFADAHINMSTRCNKENLYKNDDALYANM; this is encoded by the exons ATGCATATAGAATGGAACACAGGAACGGAAGCAGGACTTCCCCTTAGCGAGGCTCTTATGTTCTCTTGGTTCTCGGTCACTTCTCCGCTACACATGGACGCGAACACCATGCACCCTTTAGCGCTGCTAGGCATCATCTGCCTCTGTCTGAGAG CTACTGGAGGCCATAGCTCATCCTGGACCGCCGACATTCCCAGTTCCATCACTGCTTTGATCGGATCCTGTGTTGTTATTCCCTGTTCCTTTGACTACCCCAACTTTGTCCCGAAGCCGAGCACTGAATTCGTCAGGGTTTGGTCCGACCAGAACGACCACATCATCTACCATCCTGAGAGCAGTATGATGGTGGAGTCGTACCGGGGTCGTGTGTCCTACCTGGGAGACATCAATGGGAAGAACTGTACCGTGATGATTGATCCCGTCAAAGAAAGCGACAAAGGATCTTACTATTTCAGGATTGAAATCTCAGATTTTAATAATTATTCTTACAGGGAAAAAAAAGTCTCTGTTACGGTGAAAA GTGCCCCTGAACCCATCACCTTTGAAGTCGACCAGGACCTCAAAGAGGGCGAGAGCGTGATGGCCTCCTGCTCCGTCACTCACACCTGTCCTACGGCTCCGCCCACCTTCACCTGGACTCACTCCGCACTCCTCAGCTCCGAGCTCCTCCCACAGAAGGATGGTCAATGGCAGAGCAGATCCGGGCTGAGTTTCCGCCTGACCCGAGACCTCCACAACAAGTCTTTAACGTGCCGAGTGAAGTTCAGGGGAGGGCAGATGTCCAACAGCTCCACGGTACTCCTGGTGAAAC acACCCCTCTGAACGTGACGGTGCAGCAGCCCTGGGCGGTGCCGGAGGGCGGGGCCACGAAGCTGCGTTGCCTTAGCGACGGCTACCCCCCGCCGAGCCGCTACTGGTGGACcagcgagggggaggagctgctGCACGTGGGGCCGCACTACCTGTGGCCCAACGTCTCCCGCCACTCGGGTCGCCTCTACTGCAGCGTCCACCACACCCTGGGCAGCATCCAGTCCGGCCTGTTCCAGCTCAACGTCACCT ACCCCCCGGAGGTGACCGCGGCCTCCgcctgctccacctcccccctgagggtgagctgtgagtgtgtggtggaggCCAACCCCCCGGCCGCGGTGCAACTGTCCCGGCCCGTCGGCGTACCGCTGAGCACCGGCTCGGAGACGCAGGGCTCCGTCACCGTGGCGACGCTGGCCGGCGACGAGGCTGCCCTGTGGTCCTCGGATCCCATCTACTGCCACGCCTTCAACAGCCTGgggaacaccacacacacactgcaggtgcCCCCCAATG GTATAGTGCTAACCATAACTGGCATAGCTACGGGTGTGCTGCTGCTTCTAGTCATGGTGCCTTTAGGAATTAAATG GAAGAGGAAACAAATCGAAAATAACACAACATTTGCTGATGCTCACATAAATATGTCAACCCGTTGTAACAAAGAG AATCTTTATAAAAACGATGATGCACTCTATGCCAACATGTGA
- the LOC115553266 gene encoding zinc finger BED domain-containing protein 1 — protein sequence MMPINTVTKDGFVSLIRKLDRRYSIPSRNYFSQVAIPKMYDTCRKTVESELGQIEHYACTTDLWSSRTTEPYISLTVHFLDQDFELKTRCLQTAYFPGEHTGENIACGLREALTSWNLREEQLACITTDNGSNVVKATELNHWVRLQCFGHRLHLAIENAVKDDSRIARAAGLCKKLVEHFSHSWKQKMALKEAQQEHNLPEDSLITECPTRWGSRQKMMERILEQRQAISNVLSADRKTRHLVPSWQDLDVLESVNLALHPLQVFTDALSGESYVSVSYVKPVLHLLNTSVLAEKEDDTNLTKTIKVKILDYMNTKYDDPATQELLDTASFMDPRFKVSYISSEKVQDIKTRVMSEMKETARKEGTPSDNTEAQSMDPPSNKKAKRSLGSLLKTSPGPTTPTASSMQLEQALEAELNSYLLSPTIDSEADPLAWWKLHQVTYSKLSKLARRYLCIPATSSPSERLFSTSGNVVTCQRACLKPSKVNMLVFLAKNLP from the exons ATGATGCCTATAAACACAGTGACCAAAGATGGTTTTGTGAGTCTGATAAGGAAACTGGACCGAAGATACAGCATTCCATCACGCAATTATTTTTCCCAAGTCGCCATTCCAAAAATGTACGACACATGCAGGAAGACAGTGGAATCGGAACTGGGTCAAATTGAACACTACGCCTGTACCACAGATCTTTGGTCCAGTCGAACGACAGAGCCCTACATCAGCCTCACTGTACACTTCCTGGATCAAGACTTTGAACTGAAAACGCGATGTCTACAGACAGCCTACTTCCCCGGAGAACACACTGGGGAAAACATTGCGTGTGGACTACGTGAGGCTTTGACCAGCTGGAATTTGCGGGAAGAGCAGCTAGCTTGCATCACCACCGACAACGGGTCAAACGTTGTGAAGGCCACCGAACTCAACCACTGGGTCAGACTTCAGTGTTTTGGCCACAGGCTGCATCTTGCCATCG AAAATGCTGTTAAAGATGACAGCCGCATTGCCCGTGCTGCTGGGCTTTGTAAAAAATTGGTGGAACATTTCTCCCACAGCTGGAAGCAGAAGATGGCACTGAAAGAAGCACAACAGGAGCACAACCTCCCAGAGGACTCACTCATCACAGAATGCCCAACTAGGTGGGGCTCGAGGCAAAAGATGATGGAGAGGATCTTGGAGCAGCGGCAAGCCATATCTAATGTCCTCTCGGCAGACCGAAAAACACGGCATCTGGTTCCCTCCTGGCAGGACCTGGATGTACTGGAGTCTGTAAACCTGGCATTACACCCTTTGCAAGTATTTACTGATGCTCTTTCCGGGGAAAGCTATGTGAGTGTTTCATATGTGAAACCAGTCCTTCATCTCTTGAATACATCAGTTCTTGCAGAAAAGGAAGATGACACCAATTTAACCAAGACCATTAAAGTGAAAATCCTGGATTACATGAATACAAAGTATGATGACCCAGCAACACAAGAACTTCTGGACACTGCATCCTTCATGGACCCCAGGTTCAAGGTCAGCTACATCAGCAGCGAAAAAGTCCAAGACATCAAGACCAGGGTGATGTCAGAAATGAAAGAAACAGCACGGAAG GAGGGAACACCTTCTGACAACACTGAGGCCCAAAGCATGGATCCACCCAGCAACAAGAAGGCAAAGCGATCATTGGGCAGTTTGCTCAAAACAAGTCCAGGCCCCACCACTCCCACCGCATCTTCCATGCAGCTGGAGCAAGCTCTTGAAGCTGAACTTAACAGCTACTTGCTGTCCCCCACCATTGACAGTGAGGCAGACCCTTTGGCTTGGTGGAAACTCCACCAGGTCACCTACTCAAAGCTGAGCAAACTAGCTCGGAGGTATCTTTGTATACCTGCCACTAGTTCACCCTCTGAGAGGCTATTCAGCACATCAGGGAATGTGGTAACATGTCAACGTGCATGTTTGAAACCCAGCAAAGTCAACATGCTGGTTTTCTTGGCCAAGAACTTGCCCTAA